In Aestuariibaculum lutulentum, one DNA window encodes the following:
- the recJ gene encoding single-stranded-DNA-specific exonuclease RecJ, which yields MRWTIKPKPENNKLAVLKTALQVDDITATLLLQRGIETFDEAKAFFRPDLNDLHNPYLMKDMDKAVARIEQAFANNENILVYGDYDVDGTTSVALMSLYLKTRSEQVATYIPDRYDEGYGVSFKGIDFASDNDFTLIVALDCGIKAIDKVEYAKEKGIDFIICDHHRPGDTIPEAAAVLDPKRVDCEYPYKELCGCGVGFKLIQALADRDGKTLEDLVGYLDLVATAIGADIVPITGENRILAFYGLKVINAFPRPGIKALIDQVNKKNELTITDVVFTVAPRINAAGRMKHGNYAVTLLAEENEALATKYAEEINAYNEDRRETDRRITEEALEQIKDNKEEDRITSVVYHESWHKGVIGIVASRLTETYYRPTLVFTKSGDKLAASARSVVGFDVYNALEACSEHIEQFGGHKYAAGLTLKEENYEAFKQAFEDEVTKTIDRSLLVPEIKIDAQINLNDITPKFYRILKQFAPFGPSNMTPVFMTANLMDTGWGKRVGADQTHLRVTVKQSDSNPIVGIGFGLGEKMDIISSQAPFDAVYSIDENEWQGNVSLQLKLRDIK from the coding sequence ATGCGGTGGACAATTAAACCAAAGCCAGAAAACAATAAATTAGCTGTTTTAAAAACAGCACTTCAAGTTGATGATATTACTGCTACGTTGTTATTACAGCGTGGCATTGAAACGTTTGATGAAGCGAAGGCTTTTTTCCGCCCCGATTTAAACGATTTACATAATCCGTATCTTATGAAAGATATGGATAAAGCCGTTGCCCGAATCGAACAGGCCTTTGCTAATAACGAAAATATTCTGGTTTATGGCGATTATGATGTTGATGGAACAACCTCGGTAGCCTTGATGAGTTTGTATCTAAAAACCCGAAGCGAGCAGGTTGCGACTTATATTCCAGATCGCTATGATGAAGGTTACGGCGTTTCATTTAAAGGTATCGATTTTGCCAGCGATAACGATTTTACACTAATTGTAGCTTTAGACTGTGGTATTAAAGCGATTGATAAAGTTGAATATGCTAAAGAAAAAGGCATCGATTTTATTATTTGTGATCATCATAGACCGGGCGATACCATTCCGGAAGCTGCCGCTGTATTAGATCCTAAGCGTGTAGATTGCGAATATCCGTATAAAGAATTATGTGGCTGTGGTGTTGGTTTTAAACTCATTCAGGCTTTAGCTGATAGAGATGGGAAAACCCTTGAGGATTTAGTTGGATATTTAGATTTGGTTGCCACAGCGATTGGTGCCGATATTGTACCGATAACGGGCGAAAACAGGATTTTGGCTTTTTATGGATTGAAAGTGATTAATGCTTTTCCAAGACCCGGAATTAAAGCGCTTATCGATCAGGTAAATAAGAAAAATGAACTAACGATTACTGATGTCGTTTTTACAGTTGCACCACGAATTAATGCTGCCGGACGCATGAAACACGGTAATTATGCCGTGACTTTATTAGCTGAAGAAAATGAAGCTTTGGCTACCAAATATGCTGAGGAAATAAATGCCTATAATGAAGATCGTCGTGAAACTGATAGACGAATTACAGAAGAGGCCTTAGAACAGATTAAAGACAATAAAGAGGAGGACCGAATCACCTCGGTGGTATACCATGAAAGCTGGCATAAAGGCGTTATTGGTATTGTAGCCTCACGTTTAACAGAAACCTATTATCGGCCAACTTTGGTGTTTACTAAAAGCGGTGATAAGTTAGCGGCATCGGCGCGCTCGGTGGTGGGGTTCGATGTGTACAATGCTTTAGAGGCATGCAGCGAACATATTGAACAGTTTGGTGGCCATAAATATGCAGCGGGTTTAACCCTTAAAGAAGAAAATTATGAAGCCTTTAAACAGGCTTTTGAAGATGAGGTTACTAAAACCATAGACAGAAGTCTGTTGGTTCCTGAAATTAAAATTGATGCTCAAATTAATTTAAACGATATCACCCCTAAATTCTACCGAATATTAAAGCAGTTTGCACCATTTGGTCCAAGTAATATGACGCCTGTTTTTATGACAGCAAATTTAATGGATACCGGTTGGGGAAAACGCGTTGGAGCAGACCAAACGCATTTGCGTGTTACCGTAAAACAATCCGATTCTAATCCTATTGTGGGTATTGGTTTTGGTTTAGGTGAAAAAATGGATATTATCTCCAGTCAGGCGCCCTTTGACGCCGTGTATTCCATTGATGAAAACGAATGGCAAGGCAATGTATCTTTACAACTTAAATTAAGAGATATCAAGTAA
- a CDS encoding MFS transporter, whose amino-acid sequence MTKKDPYAALRYREFNIFLLLRFVLVFGWTMQFIVIEWQVYSLTKDPLSLGVIGLMEIIPAFTMALFAGHIVDQNEKRNLLAKCISAFSLISLGLFLLTWPKVVDGWSTKTILYSIYALVFFGGFLRSFFGPTIFSLVALLVPKKVYPNAATWNSSTWQMAAVLGPAFGGFAISWIGVHWSLCIIFGLIILSLIILLQIKPKPILNPKIGEPVVESLKEGVRFVFKTKAILGALTLDMVAVLFGGAIALLPVFAQDILKVGSEGFGVLRAAPAIGAFLTMLVTAYIPISKNAGMKLLGAIFGFGLCIIVFGLSSIFWVSVVALFFSGVTDGVSMVIRQTILQIKTPDNMRGRVSSVNSMFVGSSNELGAFESGLTARLMGTVTAVVFGGTMTLITVISTALVSPSFRKLDLTKDLEEHAAS is encoded by the coding sequence ATGACTAAAAAAGACCCATACGCGGCGCTACGTTACCGGGAGTTTAATATATTTTTATTACTTCGGTTTGTGTTGGTTTTTGGTTGGACGATGCAATTTATTGTTATCGAATGGCAGGTGTATAGCTTAACCAAAGATCCGCTATCGTTGGGCGTTATTGGGTTAATGGAAATTATTCCGGCGTTTACCATGGCCTTGTTTGCAGGTCATATTGTAGACCAGAATGAAAAACGAAATTTGTTAGCCAAATGTATTTCTGCATTTTCATTAATTAGCTTGGGTTTGTTTTTATTAACCTGGCCAAAAGTGGTAGACGGCTGGTCTACTAAAACCATTTTGTATAGCATTTATGCGTTGGTGTTTTTTGGTGGTTTTTTGCGATCGTTTTTCGGACCAACGATTTTTTCCTTAGTTGCGTTATTAGTGCCTAAAAAAGTTTATCCTAACGCTGCAACCTGGAACAGTTCTACCTGGCAAATGGCAGCGGTTTTGGGGCCTGCTTTTGGTGGGTTTGCGATTAGCTGGATTGGTGTGCATTGGTCGCTTTGTATCATTTTCGGATTGATTATTTTATCGCTAATCATCTTACTTCAAATTAAACCGAAACCTATTTTAAACCCTAAAATTGGAGAACCTGTGGTTGAAAGTTTAAAGGAAGGTGTTCGTTTTGTATTTAAAACCAAAGCCATTTTGGGCGCTTTAACTTTAGATATGGTTGCGGTATTGTTTGGTGGTGCGATTGCCTTATTACCGGTTTTTGCACAAGATATTTTAAAAGTGGGGAGTGAAGGTTTTGGCGTGCTTCGTGCTGCTCCGGCCATTGGTGCTTTTTTAACCATGCTGGTAACGGCCTATATTCCTATTAGTAAGAATGCCGGAATGAAATTGTTAGGAGCTATTTTTGGTTTCGGACTTTGTATTATCGTTTTCGGATTGTCATCCATATTTTGGGTGTCGGTAGTAGCCTTATTTTTTAGCGGAGTAACCGATGGGGTTTCCATGGTAATTCGTCAAACCATTTTGCAAATTAAAACACCTGATAATATGCGCGGACGCGTATCATCGGTAAACTCGATGTTTGTTGGATCTTCAAACGAATTAGGGGCTTTTGAGAGTGGTTTAACCGCCAGACTTATGGGGACGGTAACAGCAGTTGTTTTTGGCGGAACTATGACGTTAATTACTGTAATTTCTACAGCTTTAGTTTCTCCATCTTTTAGAAAACTTGACTTAACCAAAGATCTGGAAGAACATGCTGCTTCTTAA
- a CDS encoding M90 family metallopeptidase, producing MVGILFIFIVLFGIYAVVSTRRKKPSQFPKPWHNILLQHVIFYKGLKPNEQQRFQNRMMLFLSEVYVEAVGFQLEDLDKILVAASAVIPVFYFPEWHYNNLSTVLIYPDHFNEDFGYKQTEKKRQIAGVVGSGRLKNQMILSRKALYEGFDSKRDNFNTGIHEFIHLIDNSDGITDGVPEALIQHPYVIPWLKTIHKEMEAINNNTSDIRNYGGTNEAEFLAVASEYFFEQPERMKVKHPDLYEMLKMCFHTKEIS from the coding sequence ATGGTTGGTATTCTATTCATCTTTATTGTACTTTTTGGTATCTATGCCGTTGTTTCAACACGACGTAAAAAACCAAGTCAATTTCCAAAACCCTGGCATAACATTTTACTACAACATGTCATTTTTTATAAAGGCTTAAAACCAAACGAACAGCAACGATTTCAAAACAGAATGATGCTGTTTTTAAGTGAAGTTTATGTTGAAGCTGTTGGCTTTCAATTGGAAGACCTTGATAAAATTCTTGTTGCGGCAAGTGCCGTTATTCCCGTATTTTACTTCCCCGAATGGCATTATAATAATTTAAGTACCGTTTTAATTTATCCTGATCATTTTAACGAAGATTTTGGATACAAACAAACCGAAAAAAAACGACAAATTGCAGGTGTAGTTGGTAGCGGGCGCTTAAAAAATCAAATGATTTTATCACGAAAAGCACTCTATGAAGGATTTGATAGTAAACGCGATAATTTCAACACAGGCATCCACGAATTTATTCATTTAATTGATAACTCCGATGGAATAACCGATGGCGTACCGGAAGCTTTAATTCAACACCCTTATGTTATTCCGTGGTTAAAAACCATTCACAAAGAAATGGAAGCTATAAATAACAATACCTCGGATATTAGAAATTATGGTGGCACCAACGAAGCCGAATTTTTAGCTGTTGCTTCAGAGTATTTCTTTGAACAACCGGAACGTATGAAAGTAAAGCACCCCGATTTATATGAAATGCTAAAAATGTGTTTTCATACTAAAGAAATAAGCTAA
- a CDS encoding UDP-2,3-diacylglucosamine diphosphatase produces MQIPEGKKIYFASDNHLGAPTAKDSLPREKKFVAWLDEVKHDAAAIFLLGDLFDFWFEYKTVVPKGFTRTLGKLAEITDSGIPVYFFVGNHDLWMNGYFEEELNIPVYHKPQEFTFNNTKFFIGHGDGLGPGDKGYKRMKKVFTNPFSKWLFRWLHPDLGVKLAQYMSVKNKLISGDEDAKFLGEDNEWLVQYCKRKLETKHRDYFIFGHRHLPLEIDLNEQSKYINLGDWISYYTYGAFNGKEFELKVFNPK; encoded by the coding sequence ATGCAAATTCCAGAAGGAAAAAAAATATATTTCGCCTCAGACAACCATTTAGGCGCACCCACAGCAAAAGACTCATTACCACGCGAAAAAAAATTCGTTGCCTGGTTAGATGAAGTCAAACACGATGCTGCGGCTATTTTTTTGTTAGGCGATTTATTCGACTTCTGGTTCGAGTACAAAACCGTAGTACCAAAAGGGTTTACCAGAACATTAGGCAAACTCGCCGAAATAACAGACTCGGGTATTCCCGTTTACTTTTTTGTTGGTAATCACGACTTGTGGATGAACGGCTATTTCGAAGAAGAACTTAATATTCCCGTTTACCACAAACCACAGGAATTCACCTTTAACAATACCAAGTTTTTTATTGGTCATGGTGATGGTTTAGGTCCGGGCGATAAAGGTTATAAACGCATGAAAAAAGTGTTTACCAATCCGTTTTCAAAATGGTTATTTCGTTGGTTACACCCCGATTTAGGCGTTAAGTTAGCGCAATATATGTCCGTAAAAAACAAACTCATTTCGGGCGACGAAGATGCTAAATTCCTTGGCGAGGATAACGAATGGCTGGTACAATACTGCAAACGCAAATTAGAAACCAAACACCGCGATTACTTTATTTTTGGTCACCGTCATTTACCATTAGAAATCGATTTAAACGAGCAATCGAAATACATTAATCTTGGCGATTGGATTTCATATTACACTTATGGCGCTTTTAATGGGAAGGAATTCGAATTAAAAGTTTTTAATCCAAAATAA